The Phalacrocorax carbo chromosome 28, bPhaCar2.1, whole genome shotgun sequence genome has a window encoding:
- the TMOD4 gene encoding tropomodulin-4: protein MTSYRQELEKYRDIDEDKILRELSAEELEQLDTELLEMDPENVLLPAGLRQRDQTQKSPTGPLDREALLQHLEKQALEAGERDDLVPFTGEKKGKPFVPKNPTREIPREEQITLEPELEEALANATEAEMCDIAAILGMYTLMSNKQYYDAICSGTITNTEGINSVVKPDKYKPVPDEPPNPTNVEETLRQIQANDGALEDVNLNNIKDIPVSTLKAICEAMKTNTHVKKLSLVATRSNDPVASAVAEMLMENKTLQSLNIESNFITSAGMMSIIKAMYHNTTLSELKVDNQCQRLGDTVEMEMATMLEQCPSVVRFGYHFTQQGPRARAAIAITNNNELRRKQKKT, encoded by the exons ATGACGTCCTACCGGCAGGAGCTGGAGAAGTACCGGGACATCGACGAGGACAAGATCCTGCGGGAACTGTCGGctgaggagctggagcagctggacaCGGAGCTGCTGGAGATGGACCCCGAG AACGTGCTGCTGCCGGCGGGGCTGCGGCAGCGCGACCAGACACAGAAGAGCCCGACGGGGCCGCTGGACCGGGaggccctgctgcagcacctggaGAAGCAGGCGCTGGAGGCTGGCGAGCGCGACGACCTGGTGCCCTTCACCGGCGAGAAGAAAG GGAAGCCCTTCGTGCCCAAGAACCCGACACGGGAGATCCCGCGGGAGGAGCAGATCACGCTGGAGCCCGAGCTGGAGGAGGCGCTGGCCAACGCCACCGAGGCCGAGATGTGCGACATCGCCG CCATCCTGGGCATGTACACGCTGATGAGCAACAAGCAGTACTACGACGCGATCTGCAGTGGGACCATCACCAACACGGAGGGCATCAACA GCGTGGTGAAGCCTGACAAGTACAAGCCGGTGCCGGATGAGCCCCCAAATCCCACCAACGTGGAGGAGACACTGCGGCAGATCCAGGCCAACGACGGGGCTCTGGAGGACGTCAACCTCAACAACATCAAG GACATTCCTGTCTCCACGCTGAAGGCCATCTGCGAGGCCATGAAAACCAACACCCATGTCAAGAAGCTCAGCCTGGTAGCCACCCGCAGCAATGACCCCGTGGCCAGC GCCGTGGCCGAGATGCTGATGGAGAACAAGACCCTGCAGAGCCTCAACATCGAATCCAACTTCATCACCAGTGCCGGCATGATGAGCATCATCAAGGCCATGTACCACAACACCACCCTGAGTGAGCTCAAGGTGGACAACCAG TGCCAGCGGCTGGGCGACACGGTGGAGATGGAGATGGCCaccatgctggagcagtgccCCTCCGTTGTGCGCTTCGGCTACCACTTCACGCAGCAAGGCCCCCGCGCCCGCGCCGCCATCGCCATCACCAACAACAACGAGCTCC